The DNA sequence aagttttatcctaatttctaaaatcactctttcgaaaatattaaatatatcttaatccataaagccaaatggctttccaattcaatccatcatcttttcaaatttgtttccaacacatctactatcttttaaaatctttctcaaaattaaaaatttcaattctttttttttaaaaaaatttttcatatctttctcttttttttaaaattatatctttttctaatcatatcttttaaaatcatatcttctatcttatctctttcttatttttcgaaatttacccaccccctccctatatcttgtgttCGGCGACTTCCTCCTCAACACCATCCAACACCTGCTCTCCTTCATTgcctcttttttcttctcttttgcttgaggacaagcaaagctctaagtttggtgtgttttatccgtgatcacaaaactattgtgtctcttgatcatggcccctagagGGAAGCAAACCACCCAAAAGGGCAAGGAAAAGAGCAATCCAAAGCCCCtctggaatcaagggaagttcttaaccaaagaacattcagaccattactacaagataatgagtcacagatcagtgatcccgaaagtcagatttgatctgaaagaagatgaatatccggagatccaagagcagattcgaaacaggaattgggaaattctggccaatcctgaaacgaaagtgggaaggaacatggttcaggaattctatgctaatctatggcagacagaaaggcaaagaatcattggagcggctctctttgaccataagaccgtagtcagaggaaagatcattcataccaatgctgacaagatcagggagatattcaagattcctcaactaaaggatgacccagactcctttaataggagaatgatgaggatcaataaaggattggacaagatcttggaagatatatgcgtccctggagccaagtggactaccagtaCAACTGGCAAcccagttcaactcaaaagagaagatctaaaaccagtagctagaggctggctggattttattagtcgttccatattacccaccagcaaccgttctgaagttaccatcaaaagagctgtcatgattcactgcatcatgctaggaaaagaagtggaagtccatcagctgatctcatgtgagctatacaaaattgcaaacaagaattctacggacgccaaattggcttatccaagcctaatttctatgctttgcaaagatgctggagtgaagatgggaataactgaatatatcctaattgaaaagcccattactggaatatcaatggtcagacaacagcaacaagatgattcaaccaagaggagagcacaagaagccctcccagaactgccccaattcgaatattgggaacatcttgaggcttctatttccagattgcaagaagctatgaatcaaataaaggaagagcagaataatcaaagtagcatgatttgcaaactgctcaaggaacaggaggagcaagggcgtgatctaagggagctgaagcgccaaaaattaatccctGAAAAGTGCTCCATGGATTAAAAGAACATCTACtactcaaaacaacaggttgctgagttccaattttcctgctttaatttagtaatagcatttttattttattttattgaaattcaccttaggagatatttagtagtaattagtatgtctattttgattttatttccaattaagctatagtttatttttctcatcatcatcaggcatgaataaagtagtagattttattttagaataaagaagtaatctatatttttcgagttcttaataataaaatttataattaattatatgtggtggcaatactttttgttctctgaatgaatgcttgaacagtgcataatatgtactttgaatttgatgaatattggctcctgaaaggatgaggaacacgaaaaatatcattgatgatctgaaaaatcatgaaattgattcttgaagcaagaaaaagcagttcaaaaaaaaaaaaaaacaatattcacaagccatgggcactagccaagagtaaaaaggatccaaggctttgagcatctatggataggagggcccaaggaaataaaatccaggcctaagcggctaaatcaagctgtccctaaccatgtgcttgtgtcatgaaggtccaagtgaaaagcttgagactgagtggttaaagtcgtgatccaaagcaaaagagtgtgcttaagagctctggacaccactaattggggactctagcaaagctgagtcacaatctgaaaaggttcacccagttatgtgtctgtggcattttttgtatccggtggtaatactggaaaacaaagtgcttagggccacagccaagactcataaaataactgtgttcaagaatcaacatactacactaggagagtcaatgatactatctgaattctgagttcctaaggatgccaatcattctgaaatttaaaagatacagggagatgccaaaactgttcagaaacaaaaagctacaagccccgctcatctaataagaatctaagcttcatttaaaactctaaaatattattacttctttatttctgtttaaacctattttatttatctagttgcttgaggacaagcaacagtttaagtttggtgttgtgatgagcggatattttgtacgctttttgggggtaatttcatgtagattttagcatgtttcagttagtttttagtaaaataatattagtttttaggtaaaaatcatatttctggactttactatgagtttgtgtgtttttctgtgatttcaggtattttctggctgaaattgagggagctgagcaaaaatctgtcgtaggctgaaaaaggactgctgatgctgttggatcctgacctccctgcactcgaaatggattttctggagctacaggagtccaattgacgcgctctcaacggcgttggaaagtagacatccagggctttccagcaatatataatagtccatactttgcgcaaggatagacgacgtaacttggcgttaaacgccaagttcatgctgctgtctggagttaaacgccagaaaaacgtcatgatccggagttgaacgcccaaaacacgtcataacctggagtttgatgccaagaaaggcctttacacgtggaaagctttagtctcagccccagcacacaccaagtgggccccagaagtggatttctgcaccaattatcttagtttattcattttctgtaaacctaggttactagtttactatttaaacaacttttacagacttatcttgtacctcatgacatttttacaaatctgaattacatacttttgacggcatgagtctctaaactccattgttgggggtgaggagctctgcagcgtctcgatgatttaatacaattcctttgttttccattcaaacacgcttgttcttatctaagatgtttattcgcgcttaattgtgaagaaggtgatgatccgtgacactcatcaccttcctcaatccatgaacgtgtgcctgacaaccacctccgttctacatcagaatgaatgaatatctcttagattccccaacagaatcttcgtggtataagctagatagatggcggcattcatgagaatccggaaagtctaaaccttgtctgtggtattccgagtaggattccaggattgaatgactgtgacgtgcttcaaacttgcaacctgctgggcgttagtgacagacgcaaaagagggattctattccagtaggaagcgggaaccaaccggtgattggccgtactgtgacagagtgcgtgagcattagctttcactgcgaggatgggaagtagccattgacaacggtgacaccctacatagagcttgccatggatagaccttgcgtgtgagaagaggatctcaaggaagagttgaagttcagagaacaaagcatctccaaaactccaacatattctccattactgcacaacaagtaacgctagtattctttattattccaatatattccacaatcctttataaacaaataactctattgttcaagtaatccaaacaattttgtgACATCCTAACtgagacaaataaaataaacattgattgcttcaagccaataatctccgtgggatcgacccttactcacgtaaggtattacttggacgacccagtgcacttgctggttagttgtgcgaatcacaaattcgtgcaccaggtaCCATACAGACTTAGGCCATCTACAACTCCTGGTTTTCAGCAACAAACTCCTCCGATGTGGGACTATACACAAGCTCACCCCACATATGAGGCTAATGCAAATTGAGCAGATAACTCGATAGGAATTATAGATCCATCCTTTCAGAGCCTCTACCTCCTCTACACGAAATACCGATGCTCGACGATCATAGTGGGTGACTCTCATCATCGCCAGACTCTCTCTGTTCTTCTCTATATCTGCTAACAATCGCTATCAGAATACCTTACCACCTTGTAATTGAAAGTGCGCTCCACAACCTTTGTACACAAATAGTTGTTGCAGCCTCTCATAAGTTGCCCTAACAATGGCCACCACGGAAAGGTTTCTCATTCCCCTTAATATAATACTGGTATACTCTAAGAGATCCGTCGTCATGTGACAATACTGACGACCTTCATCACAATACTAGAGCCATAGATCCTTCTTATTAAACCTTAGAGCCCACAACAACATATCCCTTGATAACCATCCAAGGTGTCCAAGTACTAGTCACAACCCTCCTTACTTGGGCAATACACTGCAGTGATAAGATATCTCTTGCCCTCAGTCGATTTAAACCAAAAATTGAAGTTGAAAGTCATATGACGCATGTAATAAGCATGGTGTGCTGTTGGAGGATACCAACCACAGTTGGGCGTATTCAGGGCAGCACATATGGCTTGCGATCTATTAGATATGAGAAGAAGTCCATGTTGCGGAGTAATATGCTGCCtcaaatttgttaaaaaaaataaccatcACTCAGTGCACTCAGACTCCACTACTGCAAAAGCTATGGACAGAATGTTTGTTATTACCATATTGGGCTACAACAATTAACACGACACCCTCATACTTGTGATACAAATGTGTTTCGTCTTCCAATACAAAAAGCTTACAGTACTTAAACTCCTCAATACATTGAAGGAATGCTTAGAAGACCTTATCATGGCTACAACCGTTGCCAATGATGTTGCTGTTGTAATAAGGAACAACAACACAATCATGTATGGTGCTTGGGAGGCATTCTTGCAAAGCTTGTAATATGATGGGAAATTTGTTATACGACTCTTCCTAATCACTGTAAATCTGAGTAATCGCCTTCTGCTTCGCCATCTACACCTTTCAATAGGATGACTTGAAATGATAACTCTGTTACATTGCACTTTTTATTACTAGGTTAGAAACAAAGGGTTCAACATGTATTGTTAGCAAGTTGACAGTGCAAATTAGACTATTATCCAACTGAGTATGGTCTTGAGAGATGATTGGTTCCAAACAGGTATGTGGCCCTTCAAACTTACGTACCTCCCTACAAAATTACTCATAGATCTCATCATCTAATATATAACATAATCAACATTTAGTTGTCAATTTCATAAAAGGCAAAAGACAACATTTACCAGTGGTTCAAATTCTGTTGAAGTGCTACACGTAAACTTTATGGATACCCAATAGAGAATTGCTTATACCTAAATTGGTATTTCAGCCTATCTGATCCCAAAATTCTGTATTCAGTGTTCCTTCGAATGTTGTATTTTTTTACTGCCATCAGAACAACATCGCTACGCTTGAACCTATGACCCACCTGAAATTCGACACTTTCCCGTTGCCAAGGTTGAAAGGATCATCCAGCTACATTGcgttcaaattcaaaatatgaTAACGACTTGGAACTTCTGATAAGTATGAAATGACCAAAGCAGGAGGAAGAAGAGACCGAACACCCCATTCTCGTTGGATGACTCGGTTTCGGCAACATAATCCGAATCAGAGTCACCCTCGTCCTCTTTGACACTATCTCAATGCTGGGTGAAGTGAATCGATCGTGCCTCTAACGAAACTACCTGTGAGATCGAAGAGGACGGCCCATAACATGTTGCGACATACCACTCCATCACATGTTGTGGCATTAGCTTAGCATGTACGTCTAACATTACCCTCACCTGCTGATCAGTTTCGAGCCAAAATATCCTGTTAGTAAACCTTCCACTCGACAGAActgataaaaatttatatgcaaCTCTCCCAACCTCTTTGAAACCTATTTCCCCATGTTGTTCAATATGACATTCTTTAACGCATCTAGAGAATTAACACATCAAGTTTGAATTATACTCAAATATCACACATTCTTCACCATTTCTTGTTACCCCGTTGGGATAAATTACTATAAAAAAAGAACTGATTATAATAGAGAGTAGAGAGATGGATATAGTATGATTAATGGTTGAACCAAGAAACTCCTTATATATAGTTTTCTTTTGGATGTAGTTATCTAGGATGTAGAGACATCTAGATAATTAGACACGTATCTTGGGTATTATAATTCCATTTCTTTTACGCATGTATCTCGGGTACTGAATACTCGTTTTTTGCTTTGTGTTATATCTTAGATACATTCaagatatataaaatttttgttgtATCATATCCTAGAGACTGAGTACTTAAAATATATGTatatcaataaatattttttgtattacgAATTTcgataaataatatatttaattattttaaataaaaaattccatgAATGGTGGGATAGCAAAAGAAATTACTCGATAATAAAAAATGCTCTTTTTTGcacaatttattattaaatcAATTATCAATATATTTGTACATGAATATAATATTACtttacaatttttatttttaattttgaattaaaaaaaatcactgAAAAAATTCTAGGCACAACACATCAATATTGTCACTCCTGTAATGAATAGCAGCCAGCCGCATCCAAAACATCAAATGAGGCTTCTTATTTATATCTCTATAGGATTCGACGAGTTaataacattatttttggaCTTAATAGTTAAAATCGTCCCTAAAAGATATCCCAATGTGCATTTTCGTCCTCGAAAGATAAATTTACTCAAAATTGTCctcaaaagatttaaaattaatcacGTTAGTCCCTCCATCTATTCTGtcactaattttaaatatttcgaggatgattttgattaaatttatcttttgaaaacaaaaatagagaTCAAAGTATCTTTCAGGGacgattttttattattaactcattttttttgcttgcttgaaACTTTAAGTGTGTGTTAACATGAGTaattaaaagagagaaaaatagttttaaagaagaaaaatttttaaagaccaacaatttttagtatttttaattattatttaattaatataaatattaaattatctttaataaataaattttattaacttATATATACAGATTCTGAAAATATTTAAGTACAACCTGTATTAGTTTATATGccaatgagttataactcaaatgagATAATCTCCTCATACTTACCTAAGAAGTCGTGAGTTCGAATGTCTCTAAATTATCAAAAAAACTGTATTAATTTATATGTGTTAATTCTATTAAGTATAAGTGCAAAACTCTATACTTTTTGTGTAATCAAGTATCGACtaaaaatgataatatttgTTAGTCATATAACattgttttttaaaaatacttaaaattcttttaatggtaaataatatatttaaatattttttaaatataatttcaaaattcaaaaaattttaattaaagatTGAGTAACAAAAATgaacaattttaatttcttcaaaagaaaaaaaattcaattttctctttctttttaatctcattttaaaatatatttattcgcATAAATTAACAATCAAAGATAATCTAACCATCTATGTTAAACAAAACTTTTGAAAATATAACTAATATAATTGTTCATATCCTAACCCAACACAATAGCCAGGTCCAATTAAGTAAAAAAAGCTCAATCGAAAGGGTTGACCTTCACTAATTCACCCGACCTCTCCAAAGAAGTCAGATCCGACATGAGCTGGCAAGtgacacttattcaaataagtaactacCTCCTTAAATCTCTCACCTGCTTCTAGAAGAGTGATCTTAACAACCCTAAAATAAAGAGACTATGGAGTAAAACTACTTCAACGGTGATTATTGGTCCATCACCTACACTCAGGTAAACCTAAAATAGCACCCCCACCTATCCAAACATATAAACAACTCGGAAGGCGGCTAATAGATGCAAACCAATCAGAGACCACCTCTTTCCAACATTTGGGCCACACATTCAAGCACAATCAGTCCAATTTCAGGTAACCCACAGAACAATAATTATCTCaactaaacaaaaaatttaattctcTAATATTTAAAGGAAAGTCTAAAGGTCAGCAACTTTTGTGTTTTTGGGCCAGCACTTGACCatcaaaagaaaagtgagtGATTTCTCCCCATTGAATGTAATCTCATACCATTAAAATACTATTGATAGCCAATTGATAATTACAAAATACCAAAGttgctggccccctagcattgctcatATTTAAAATGACTCTATCAAAAAAGTTGAAATTACAaccatgaaaaaaaattaaaatataaaacgtttaacaatttttcaaaatatttgtCTAAGAATATCCCTTCTCCCTGTTACTAAACAAACACTTGTAAATTTAAATTAAGCTTATGATGgcatttacatttttttaatttttattaacaaGAACAAATACTTAAAAGTTTCACTCATTTCACTGCATATAAAGACGAATTTTATCGTTGGACTGCAAAAGCAACATGGATGATGAGCCATTGTAATGATCAAAGTTAAACTATTAAAATAGTAGTACAAAATAGCACCGAAAGGTACTAAACTTCTTATAGATTCACATGGGAACCAACGCTATAGTACTTTCCTCTGTGTCACAAATTCGGAGATAAAAACTAACAACGCCCAAACAATTTGGATGTAATCTAAGACAGACATGAGTGACCAACCTAAGAACCAAATTGCAGATTAATACAGTTGATGATCTTCACTGCAAGCTTTGAAACTTTTTCATGATAAGTAGGCTCATCTCAATATAGCGATGTGCACAGTTAGAAAGACAAGTAGATTCACTCGAACTGAACTTGTTCCCAGGTGTACCCGTGATGCATTTGTCCCAGCATGCATCTGTCAGCTTTGACACCATTTCATTAACCATCGCTAGTTGCTGCTCTTGCTGCATTTACTTAACTAAGTTAAACTCTCAATCTTTTATTTCAATGTTAACTCATTTTTATCACATGAATTTAAAAGAATGCAGCGAAATAACCCCAATGTtagtaataaataataaataagaccAAACCAATGCCCTCCAAATCCTATCACATTTGATATGATTTTTGTttgaatgaattttttttatctctgtACCTGTGTGCTAATTGAATCTTCTTACTCTATATTAATTCTCCTTCTTTTCTTTGACCAGATAAGATTAAGTGAAACAAAACAGATATTTACAAAATGAAGTAGTAAAAATTGAAAAGGCAACGGAAAATTCGTTGCCTTCCAATCATTTTGAAGCGATAAACACGAAAGGGCAAAAAATATTCACCAAAAGCACACTAAGAATAAAGAACaataataagtaaatataaGAAACAGAACTCTTGCAAACTAGAAGTTCGTACGATTCTACGACAACAAATTCGAAACAAAGCTCAATCGAatggaaaaagaaagagaaacaTCTGAAACTTACAGAGTAGAATTGCTGCATGTCAGATGAATCAAGCTTTGAAAAATCCATGGATAAAGGAGAGAGGATTAGGCTGTAGAAACTTCAATCAAAATTTCTCAGAAAACCCTAATCGATAAGAACTATGAAGACGACTCTCAGAAAAACTGTAATATTGTGTGTCCAATAAGCCAACTCTGTATTGGGCTTTAGAGGATCGTTTAGGCTTTATATTGTTTTTGGGCTTACGATTTTATTTGTCAGCTTGTAGAAAACAACCAAAATTCAGGCAAAATTTATTCTTATCGGATagatttctattttttaatatatttttattttaaaaaatacggattaatattttttatcaatattaaCCAATATTTTGgactaatattttattttatactattataatttagtataaaatattttattaacaaaaaaaactaaaaataataatttttattagtcATATAACATTATTCTTAATATTAACAGTGATTGAAgataaaaattactttttatatcataaaaaatatacaaataagatatatataaaaaatcgTATAAAAACTAAGTTTTAGTTAGTCAATATttgctaatttttttaaattctaaataattCTCATTTTTGAAGAATTTAAGATATGTTTAGGATTTATAATTCaaactaatatttaaaattaagaatttatcatgtaaaatataaaattaaaaaaaaaaaaaactgactCCCTAATCTTACTCATATAAGAAATAGTGCAAgcattatttttacaaaatgtTGAAGGAACACTTTTCTATGAATGTATACGTATATCATCTCTAGTCACCTCATCACAGAGATAGATCTAGGTGAGAAGGAAGGAGGCACTTCCCCCCAATAGAAAATTGGAAACAAATTAATAAGTATATATGGATTAATATATTTGtttctattattatattatttttgtcctattaaaatttatttaaaagaaattttaatattattaaatttaacataaaataatatttatcttattataagtatcaaaactaaaaataaataaataaataaataaatttaatattaataaatattaataatatatttttaaaactgtTGAGTTTGAAGAACTAATCCAAGTGATGAGCAAATATTATTATGCACTCACCAATTGTTTGTTTAATAAGTTTGGTTTGATGTggagaaaaataattaatgcAGGACACATGGAATAAATAAACAAACCCACTTGGTGACCATATTCATAATCTATCATACTTCAACCCAAGTCACCAACTCCCACACTCTAAAAAACTTGAACCCTCAAGTTCAATTCACTTTAATCTTACTTAATTTTCACCGAAAGTCAAAatctttcttctctctcctctttatCTCGGTCACGTcatttaaagaagaagaaagaaaaaaaatggaaatgCAGAGGCTATGATGTGTTGAAgaacaaaaaatttgttttcaaatccaAACAAGAAGAAAGGGCTACAACCAAGAAGCTAGTCACACTTCAGTCAGAGCtcatcaaaaaatatctttcctcATTTGTGCTACACCAAGGAACTAAGAAGAAATCCACAAAGTCACAAGCACAAATAAAGCAATCATGGAGAAATCAAAGTCAAATTTGGATAGTAGAAGATCCACGGTCCAAATCAAAACTTAAAGCCAAAGCAAAGTTCACACGGTCAAGATTGAAGAAGCTTGAAGAAAAAGGATGACAGAGAATGGATAAGTTGCATGCAATAGATTTGGATTTCTCTCTCATCACTGACGAAGCTGCTGCAAGCTCagaggaaggagaagaagacAGGATGGACCTTGAACTAGCTTCAACCTTAGAAGCTTCACacttctataataagggtgaacGGCCAAGCGTTGAAGGCAAGAGAGTAAGAACTAAGCATAGAATTTGGTTCTCATAGCTTTCTAAGCTTGTTGAGTTCTTCTTCATGATTCTCATTCAgtagtttctttttcttagtttttgtCTGTCCGAGTCTCATTGAAAAAGGTAAACAtggtgaggtttgtaagaaaaatcAATGAGAGATAAAAGATAGTGAGTTAAACTTGGAGAAAAAGCCTTAAGATGTCTCAGTTTTTTTATACATCTTTTTGCTTTGTTCATAATCCTGTGGAAATTCCCTTGCAAGTTGGATTAGCACTTGCTTGTTGAAAGCTAGATTGAGGTCTAGTCAAATTCAGATTAGGTAGATCCTAGGGAAAGATTGGTGTATGTACTTAGTGAAAAAGATAGTGAAATTTCATCATAATTGTGATGGAAACTGGATGTAGGCTAATTGCACTAAGTAGCTGAATCAGGATACTTTTGGGTGTCACTCTCTCTTCTCTACTCTTTTACTGTTTCTGTAATTCAGGAGACAAAAAGGAAAGTATCTCCTAACTCGACAGAAGACAAAAACAAAATATCTCCTAAGTTCTTTTTATTAAAAGCGAAAGTTAAACTCAGCAGGAAAGAatgctaagattcaacccccttctcttagccactgataacCATCAATTGCTATCAGAGCTTGGTTAAGATCCTGATGGCAAACAACAATGGTTCCAACGTGGTGGCCTATACTCTGATAGAAGAGCAATCCAACAATTGACCTCCATTCTTCAATGGAAAGAACTACATCTATTGGATGGAAAGGATAAAGATCTGTGCACAATCAGTGGATTACAACATATGAAAGATCATCATGAACAAACCTCAGATCCCAACCAAAACAAGAGCAAATGGTGTAGTTGTTCCCAAGATAGAAGCCGAATGGAATGATGAGgacaagaagaagatagagctCAATGATAA is a window from the Arachis stenosperma cultivar V10309 chromosome 3, arast.V10309.gnm1.PFL2, whole genome shotgun sequence genome containing:
- the LOC130970236 gene encoding mitochondrial import inner membrane translocase subunit TIM8-like; protein product: MDFSKLDSSDMQQFYSQEQQLAMVNEMVSKLTDACWDKCITGTPGNKFSSSESTCLSNCAHRYIEMSLLIMKKFQSLQ